A region from the Rosa rugosa chromosome 6, drRosRugo1.1, whole genome shotgun sequence genome encodes:
- the LOC133717455 gene encoding large ribosomal subunit protein uL14mz, producing the protein MAAALASKCSRVGRSFLGGLGNNLSGLLSASHELTCNTFLSQQQRTFIQMRTILKVVDNSGAKKVMCIQALKARKKGARLGDTIVASVKEAHPNGKVKKGKVVYGVVVRAAMQRGRCDGSEVKFDDNAVVLVDKQGQPIGTRVFGPVPHELRKKKHVKILSLAEHIA; encoded by the exons ATGGCTGCAGCTTTGGCTTCAAAGTGTTCTCGTG TGGGCCGTTCGTTTTTGGGGGGCCTTGGCAACAACTTGTCTGGCTTATTGAGCGCATCACATGAGTTGACATGCAACACTTTCTTGTCTCAG CAACAAAGGACTTTCATACAAATGAGGACCATTCTCAAAGTCGTGGACAACTCAGGGGCGAAGAAGGTGATGTGCATACAAGCTTTGAAGGCGAGGAAGAAAGGGGCAAGATTGGGAGACACAATTGTTGCATCAGTAAAGGAGGCCCATCCAAATGGAAAAGTGAAGAAAGGAAAGGTAGTGTATGGTGTGGTCGTTCGTGCAGCCATGCAACGAGGCCGCTGTGATGGGAGTGAGGTCAAGTTTGATGACAATGCTGTTGTACTGGTTGACAAGCAGGGCCAGCCAATTGGGACTAGAGTATTTGGACCTGTCCCACATGAGTTGAGGAAGAAAAAGCATGTTAAGATTCTTAGTTTGGCAGAGCATATTGCCTGA